The Candidatus Neomarinimicrobiota bacterium genome segment TCACTCCGATCCACAGCTCATCCAAGCCGTTTTCAACCGACCCTGGTTCGGACCTCCATCTCGTTTTACCGAGACTTCATCCTGGCCATGGATAGATCACCCAGTTTCGGGTCTACCCCACACTACTTATTCGCCCGGTTAGGACTCGCTTTCGCTTCGGCTCCAGTCTTTAAACTTTAACCTTGCAGTATAGGAGTAACTCGCTGACTCATTATGCAAAAGGCACGCCGTCACCTCCCATTGTTAAAAAACAATGGGGCGGCTCCGACCGCTTGTAGGCATACGGTTTCAGGTTCTATTTCACTCTCCGCTAGGAGTTCTTTTCGCCTTTCCCTCACGGTACTAGTTCACTATCGGTCACCAAAGAGTATTTAGCCTTTCCAGATGGTCCTGGTGGATTCTCACAAGATTTCTCGTGTCCCGTGATACTCGGGAACATTAACCAAAGAGCCTTACAATTTTCGATTACGGGACTATCACCCGCTGCGGTTTGTCTTTCCAGAACAATTCATCTAATTATAAGGTTTTTTACTCTTCGAGGTCTCTGCAAAGACCTCCATTAAAGTCCCACTACCCCAATACCACAACACTTGCAGGTTTACATGATATTGGTTTAGGCTCTTTCCCGTTCGCTCGCCGCTACTAGGGAAATCATTTTTATTTTCTCTTCCTTGGGTTACTAAGATGTTTCAATTCTCCCAGTTCGCTCTACACCGACTATGTATTCATCGGTGAGTCTTCCGACATTACTCGGAAGGGGTTGCCCCATTCGGAAATCCCCGGATCTAAAGATGTGTGCTCCTCCCCGAGGCTTATCGCAGCTAGCCGCGTCCTTCATCGCCTTTTGGTGCCTAGGCATCCGCCGTACGCCCTTAGTAGCTTGACCACAATTCTTTGTAGTCATATCAATCGTAGTTATTACTACTTGTTCTACCCTTAAAACAGATTTCTCAATTGTCAAAGAACACTCTCATGGCCCCCAACTCACTTTTTGGGGCATCAGAAAATATACCTACATCTCCCTTACCTGTCAAGATTTATTTTGCGAGTTTTGATGGAAATTATATGAGCGGGTTATCCGGCAGCTGCCGGATGATCGCACATGTAACGGCTTGATATGACCTGCCGGCTATCTTAATAATGGTTTTTATTACACCGCCAAAATTATATATTTACGTATGACTTTTATCTATCGACTTGAAGAGATATAGTTTGCCGATTCAAGTTCTAAAAGGAAATTGGAGATTCGGGTGGGCGCTCGATTTGCACACGATTTCAAGCAGTTATATTGCGGAAGGAGAATTTGATACCGAATATACAGAGATCGGGCAAATGCTCCATAAGTTGAAATATCAAAATGATAAAAGTCAAATCGAGCCGCTCGCAGCTAAACTGTATGAGTTTTTCCAGGATCGCCGGGCAGCTCCAAACATATCCTCTATCATACCGATTCCACCGTCGAACGAGGATAGGAGATTTCAGCCCGTTACAGTATTGGCAGATGCCCTGGGGGAAAAATTAGGTATAATTGTTCTCCACGATTATATCCAAAAGATTAAAATTACCCAAACACTCAAGTCGGTGGAGACACAAGCAGCCAAAGAGAAATTATTGCGGGGAGTGTTCAAACTGAACCCGGATATAGAGCCCGACCGGGTGGGGAAAAACGTCCTTCTGTTCGATGACCTTTACCAGTCGGGCGCGACTTTGAGAGAGGTAACAAAAACTCTGAATAACGAAAAATATATCAGAAGCATCTATGTATTGACAGTGACCAAAACGCGGAAGAAGAAATGATATCCAATTCGGAATACATCTGGTATAAGATTTTCGGCGTGGAAGGTTTCGGAACGAAGACGATTAATAAGATATACAGAGGGATCCGGGACCAAAATATTGGAATCACCAATTTAGAAGATTTTTCAAAAGAAGAATTTATGAATCTTGGAGTAAACGAAAGCCTTTACGAAGCCTGGAAAAATGTTGAGGACTCCGTTTGTTACCTGAATTATGAACGGTTAATTAAGCAAGGAATCAGGCTTATTACGCCGGACCTGAAGGAATATCCCGAACAACTCGCAAAGACGCTTAATGATAACGCACCACCCTTACTCTTTTGCCTGGGTGATAAGAATTTGTTGAATGCAAAAAACGTGGCAATTATTGGAGCCAGAGATGTCACTGACACCGGAATTGAGCATGCGATGAATATCACAAAGGAATTGACTCAAAAGGGATTCAATATTGTGTCGGGGTATGCAAAAGGCGTAGACTCGATTGCTCACTTAACAGCGTTGGAATTCGGGGGAACTACCACAATTGTATTAAGTCATGGTATCTATGAATTCAGGCAAAAAAGAGAGTTCCTCGACATACCGGAGTGGAGCGAGAATACGCTGATCCTATCACAGTTTGCTCCTGAAGTGAAATGGTTCGCGCGGAATGCAATGATCAGAAATGAGACTATTGTAGGATTATCAAGCGCTGTTGTGGTAATCCAGTCGGGCCCTAATAAAGACAGTGACGACAAAATGAGCGGTACTTTTGCCTCC includes the following:
- a CDS encoding DNA-processing protein DprA — its product is MISNSEYIWYKIFGVEGFGTKTINKIYRGIRDQNIGITNLEDFSKEEFMNLGVNESLYEAWKNVEDSVCYLNYERLIKQGIRLITPDLKEYPEQLAKTLNDNAPPLLFCLGDKNLLNAKNVAIIGARDVTDTGIEHAMNITKELTQKGFNIVSGYAKGVDSIAHLTALEFGGTTTIVLSHGIYEFRQKREFLDIPEWSENTLILSQFAPEVKWFARNAMIRNETIVGLSSAVVVIQSGPNKDSDDKMSGTFASGKSALKYGVPLYVLKPELIENADGNKELIRRGAVEITPDNILQIMSDHTEINLKNGTGEQLSFIE
- a CDS encoding ComF family protein, whose product is MPIQVLKGNWRFGWALDLHTISSSYIAEGEFDTEYTEIGQMLHKLKYQNDKSQIEPLAAKLYEFFQDRRAAPNISSIIPIPPSNEDRRFQPVTVLADALGEKLGIIVLHDYIQKIKITQTLKSVETQAAKEKLLRGVFKLNPDIEPDRVGKNVLLFDDLYQSGATLREVTKTLNNEKYIRSIYVLTVTKTRKKK